The sequence tttttcccccttttttaaaaatgttttgtaaagCTTACACACCAGCGTTGATGATTTGATCCGCCAGtcaatgtatgtgtgttatgtgtgcgTTACTCTTGCTATTAAACTATAAGCATAATTTCATCTTTTTCCTCAGAGGTAGGTGTTGCCTAAACTGTGCAATATGGCCTAATCTGATAACCACTGCTGTCACATTACTCCCTTGTAGAAATTAAATTAGCAATGATATATAATTTGATCCCAAAACTGTGATTATTTGATAGATTCTGTTATGAATGCATATTTGTATAGCACTGCAGTGCTGAATTCACTGTTATTCCTCATTCAGCAATTTACAGATCATGCTCAAAAGCTGTAGCCACAAGACATTACCAGTACAAAGTCATCTGattaaaacattacaaaagGCAAGTCtataaaagtgagttttaagaagTGATTTAACCCTCCTCTTATCTTTGGGGTCACTTTGACTCCATGCCCAGATATGGGTAACAATTCTTCTTATAGTCATATTCTGGAGGTCTAACTGGGGCTCAAACTGACCCCCAAGTGATAAAAGTCAGTAAATCTGAAGGCAACAGGAAGGTTGAAAGGTGATATAAGCTGCGCCAGCCTCGGCTTCGCATGCAGGTTACTTCAAAGCCACAAAGGGGACTTGTGGCAAAAACACTGCCACCTTCCAGGACAACCTAAACCATTTGTGTCACCCTTCAGTAACTTCACACCGACCAGGCTGTCACCACCTGACCTGCCCACCGCAGTGTGAGGGCACCGACTGACCCTGACTGGAAATCATCTGAAATATCACACAGGTCACTCCACCTGACTCTGAGTCACAAGGGAAACAATGTGCACTGAAAAGAAAGTCTAGAGTGATGCACCATAATGATATAGGCTATCAGCCGTATTGATGAGGTGACTTATCGGCTGGAAATGACCTCGCACCACGCCCACCGAGCACCGAGTGACGGCCACTGAGGCTGCAGCCGTGCAATGGCTATTCCATAGCCCGCGGTTACGTATCtcgcagtaaaaaaaaaaaaaaaaaaacaacctcagaAATAACCAGTCTTACTTTTTTTGAACGggcttcttcctcctcttccccgcGTAGACTCCACCATTTCCCAGCATGGTGGCTTTGAGCTTGTCGCCAACTTTCCTCTTCCTttacagttaaattaaaaagCCTTGAAATGTCCAAACAAGCGCAAAAGTTTTGTTTCTGTACTCCAAAGACACACCCTGTCTGTTCTTTTCCTCACAGTGACCAGTAAAATATTACAGTATAGTCTTTATGAAAAGTGAACGCTCCGAGCCAAACCCAGAAAAATCCAAATAAGCGGagtaaaacagcattttgcGGCGTCCTTGTCTGTCAAAGACAAAATTACGAAGTCGCAAACTTTCCAAGGGAAATAGTACACTGTAGCCAGCCCTGCGTCTGCGTTTTCTCCTGACGCAGCCAATCCGCTTCGCTGTAACATCGGTGCGTCTCTGTCACGAGGCTCATGATTGGTGGGAGCCTTTTCCATTGTTTATCTTCCTACATCTAGTCTAGAGCCATATAAACGTCGGATTACTTAATCCTCTCATGTTGTGTATTCCGTAAAGGAAGTTAGTTTTTGAGGATGACACTTTCTGACAGGCTGTGAAGTCTAATCTGCTGTCTCCGGCTCCACTTCCAAGTGCAGTTGCTGTCGTTTTGTGAttctgccatgttttttttttttttttttctcggtgtttttccccccttgcCTCCTTAACAATGTTGTGTAACCTGTAACTCCATCCAGTGGCAATGATGATTATGGCATGTTTATTTACAGGCACAGCTCAAAAAAGTGTCCAAGGAATGCAAAAGGAATCTCACTTttgatgttgcttttttcttttctttttttttactcacaaaATAGTATTTATTACCCATAGCTAATGCACATTGATCGTTACATGATTGGATttaaaagtgagaaaagaaTCTGTCAGTGTTACCCCAATGctcttcaaattaaaaaaaaaaaaaaaaaaaaaaaaaaacatattgcagggcataaaacatttcacttctactttttcagattaaaaaatgtaacatgttgttcatgaaaaacaaatcaaactgtaTTCTTCGGTAATTCAGTAATCCACAAGTGTATTTACACAGTAAAGTTACCAACTAGATGTGGTTGAGAGAAGGCTTGTATTGCTTCAATTACACAGGtgaaagaaaacaatttttGTGGCTCAAAGTGGACTTGTCATTTGGCAGTTGCATGTGATGATTAAGAGACAGCTGAAATGGTTTTGACCCCAAATTCAAAACACCAGGTTCTTCGGGTTTTCCCAGGGAAATCCCTCCCTGCCAAAATGACCGTAGCAGGCGGTGGCCTGGTAAATTGGCCTTTTCAGACCGAGTTCTCTGTAAAAGAAACATACTCAATGTTAAACCTGGCAGTTTTCTTTAAAGGgctgttcacaaaaaaaaaaaaaaaaaaaaacatgcagatacacagagaaaaagaaggtCTCAGGTAAGTGTTTTGCAGGTAACATCACATGCAAATTTGCACATACTTCACAATGACTCCAGGTCTCAAGTCAAAGTTTTTCTGCACTATCTGGAGCAGCTCCTCTTCATCCCTGGTCGACGTGCCATAGTGAAACACTGAGATGGACAGTGGGTGGCTCACACCGATGGCATAGGAGATCTACAGGGCAAGACAAGACACCAAACGCCACAGTCATGACTGATCATCTACAAGGCCTTCTCACAGACTGTCACATAATTATTACCTCCAACAGAAGAGCCGGGCCAGAGGTATGGTTTCACCccattctgtttgtctgtttgttagcaggataccTCAAGATGTTATGAATGGttttacatgaaactttgtggaaaggttgttcatggcagtgggtgtggcttcTCACAAAATGGCATGTAACTAAAAATATCCCAAAACTTTTTCATACCGCTTGGACAAAGCACATGattaatttttggtgattttccaacatgtggaactggttTATTGTGATAATTGCAAAGTGTTGGTGGTGGTATACGCTCCACTGAGTGCTTTTTAGCTATGTAGTCATTTATTTTGGTCAGGATTGTTTGTATCCCAGACTGGGCACACAAGCCCATCTTTTCAAAGGCTTTGGTGCCAAAACTAAGGATGACACAAATGTTTACTGCCATTATAAGATCTGGGAGGTGACATACGGTGCAGAGGTATATTGTGAGAGTTCCCAGTTTCACATGACATGCATAGGCTGGTGATGGGCTAGAGCAACTTCAATGTTTTCTGAAGAAGGGATTGGCAGCCCTACAGCAGGTTTTAGGCCCTCTGATCACACTGCTAACTACTGGCAGCAGAAAGTGTATCTTAACAGCATCAAATTGTGCATTCCCTCACCTGAACTAGGACTCTCCTGCATAGTTTGGCTTTAACCAAAGACTTTGCAACCCAGCGTGCTGCATAAGCCCCAGATCGATCCACTTTGGAGTAGTCTTTCCCAGAGAAAGCCcctcctccatggcctccccATCCTCCGTAGGTGTCCACTATTATTTTGCGCCCTGTGAGTCCTGCGTCACCCTGGTGATATACAGACATCTAAATGAAGTCATACAtaggcacaaacaaacacttacaCCACAGCAGACACATAACCTGCATGCAGACACATTGTACCAATTCTCACTGACCCGTGGACCGCCAAAAAGGAATTTCCCACTGGGCAGGAGATGGTAGATGGTCCTGTCATCCAGGTACTTGGCAGGAATGACAACCTTGACCACTTTCTCCATCAGATTGTGTcggatctcctccaggctgatGTCAGGACGGTGCTGCACCGAGATGACCACAGTGTGAACACGTACCGGCTCCATGGCTCCCATGTTGTCTCTGTACTCCACCGTGACCTGCAGGAAACGACACAGTGCACTAAAAGCAGACATGTATTTCATGAGATTATTACTACAACGGCGTATTCGGGTCATTTTAGGGGGGAACAAAATTACAGTGCAAGGGGagaggggtaatattctgagaaacaaactcaaaatttaagttgtaaatttacagggaaaaaaaataaaaaattatgagaaaaaacattttgagattatgaagtcacaaatttatgaaaaaaaaactctgaaaactcTTTTTCTTATACTTATCTCGTACCTCTCTTGTACTCTCACACTTGCCACATGGCCTCACTTTACAAGGCtggatcagccacacactgcagacgctgccaCTTActgtgtatcaggcctgcagctgatgatcTCATCAAATTAGACTTTGCAATCGGATTCAGTAACAAAGTAATGCTGGTGATTTTagtccagaatcacaataatT comes from Myripristis murdjan chromosome 12, fMyrMur1.1, whole genome shotgun sequence and encodes:
- the mat2al gene encoding methionine adenosyltransferase II, alpha-like isoform X2, giving the protein MNPSGRSSGKTFLFTSESVGEGHSDKMCDQISDAVLDAYLAQDPDSKVACECVAKTGMILLCGEVTSKAVVDLQTVVRNTVKKIGYDDSSKGFDYKTCNVLVALEPQCEEISDCVFEGRDQEDIGAGDQGLMFGYATDETEECMPLTILLAHKLNYRMKELSRNGECPWIQPDSKTQVTVEYRDNMGAMEPVRVHTVVISVQHRPDISLEEIRHNLMEKVVKVVIPAKYLDDRTIYHLLPSGKFLFGGPRGDAGLTGRKIIVDTYGGWGGHGGGAFSGKDYSKVDRSGAYAARWVAKSLVKAKLCRRVLVQISYAIGVSHPLSISVFHYGTSTRDEEELLQIVQKNFDLRPGVIVKELGLKRPIYQATACYGHFGREGFPWENPKNLVF
- the mat2al gene encoding methionine adenosyltransferase II, alpha-like isoform X1 gives rise to the protein MAQLQLQASVDLKMNPSGRSSGKTFLFTSESVGEGHSDKMCDQISDAVLDAYLAQDPDSKVACECVAKTGMILLCGEVTSKAVVDLQTVVRNTVKKIGYDDSSKGFDYKTCNVLVALEPQCEEISDCVFEGRDQEDIGAGDQGLMFGYATDETEECMPLTILLAHKLNYRMKELSRNGECPWIQPDSKTQVTVEYRDNMGAMEPVRVHTVVISVQHRPDISLEEIRHNLMEKVVKVVIPAKYLDDRTIYHLLPSGKFLFGGPRGDAGLTGRKIIVDTYGGWGGHGGGAFSGKDYSKVDRSGAYAARWVAKSLVKAKLCRRVLVQISYAIGVSHPLSISVFHYGTSTRDEEELLQIVQKNFDLRPGVIVKELGLKRPIYQATACYGHFGREGFPWENPKNLVF